One region of Carassius gibelio isolate Cgi1373 ecotype wild population from Czech Republic chromosome A1, carGib1.2-hapl.c, whole genome shotgun sequence genomic DNA includes:
- the LOC127965111 gene encoding phosphopentomutase translates to MENGLESTGDSRLDQAVTQWLQYDKNPKTAAAVQTMVKDRAVSELQKCFGARMEFGTAGLRAVMGPGVSCMNDLTIIQTTQGFCVYLEQCFTDLKQRGVVIGFDARAHPPSGGSSKRFACLAASVLISRGVPVHLFSDITPTPYVPFTVSHLGLCAGVMVTASHNPKQDNGYKVYWANGAQIIPPHDTGIAAAIEQNLEPWPKSWDTDGALQSSLLTDPYQDIHREYCQTIQQHCFHRELNKSSKVKVVHTSVHGVGHIFVQAAFKAFDLHPPYAVEEQKDPDPEFPTVKYPNPEEGEGVLTLSFALADKEGATVILANDPDADRLAIAEKQESGQWRVFSGNELGALLGWWIFQCWKQQKEDGKAFIKDVYMLSSTVSSKILRAIAVKEGFHFEETLTGFKWMGNRAKELMEQGKTVLFAFEEAIGYMCSPAVLDKDGLSAAAIAGEFVSYLASKNRTLAHQLRSIYEEYGYHISKNSYFICHDQDTIKRLFERLRNYDGEHSYPKECGGFSITAVRDLTTGFDSDQPDNKAVLPTNKSSQMITFTFASGGVATMRTSGTEPKIKYYTELCAAPGNSDVNQLKTELNNLVDAIVEHFYQPEKNNLTPRPE, encoded by the exons aATCCAAAGACGGCCGCTGCGGTGCAGACTATGGTTAAGGACAGAGCCGTGTCAGAGCTGCAGAAGTGTTTCGGGGCCCGTATGGAGTTCGGCACGGCGGGACTGAGGGCCGTCATGGGACCGGGAGTGTCCTGCATGAATGACCTCACCATCATACAGACCACACAG GGTTTCTGTGTGTACCTGGAGCAGTGTTTTACAGATCTGAAGCAGAGAGGGGTGGTGATCGGGTTTGATGCTCGCGCTCACCCTCCTAGTGGTGGAAGCAGTAAAAGATTCGCCTGTCTTGCTGCTTCGGTCTTGATCAGCCGAGGCGTCCCGGTCCACCTCTTCAGTGACATCACACCCACTCCATACGTG CCTTTTACTGTATCACATCTAGGACTGTGTGCTGGTGTCATGGTAACAGCCTCCCATAATCCCAAACAAGACAATGGATACAAG gtgTACTGGGCAAACGGAGCTCAGATCATTCCTCCCCATGATACAGGCATCGCTGCAGCGATAGAACAGAACCTTGAGCCGTGGCCTAAATCATGGGACACTGATGGAGCTCTTCAGAGTTCCCTTCTCACTGACCCATACCAGGACATACACAGAGAATACTGCCAGACCATACAACAGCACTGCTTTCACAG GGAGCTGAATAAGAGTTCAAAGGTGAAGGTTGTCCATACGTCAGTTCATGGAGTGGGCCATATTTTTGTCCAGGCTGCTTTTAAGGCCTTTGACCTTCACCCTCCTTATGCTGTGGAAGAGCAGAAGGATCCTGACCCAGAGTTCCCTACTGTCAAATACCCCAACCCTGAGGAAGGAGAAGGAGTCTTG acGCTGTCCTTCGCGCTGGCAGATAAAGAGGGAGCAACTGTTATTCTGGCAAATGACCCTGACGCTGACCGACTGGCTATTGCTGAGAAGCAGGAGAG TGGTCAGTGGAGGGTGTTCTCTGGGAATGAGTTGGGTGCTTTGCTCGGATGGTGGATTTTCCAATGCTGGAAGCAGCAGAAAGAAGATGGAAAAGCCTTCATTAAGGATGTCTACATGCTATCCAGCACCGTCTCCTCAAAAATCCTCCGTGCCATCGCTGTGAAAGAGGGCTTCCACTTTGAA GAAACTCTAACAGGCTTTAAATGGATGGGAAACCGGGCCAAAGAGCTGATGGAGCAGGGAAAGACTGTTCTGTTTGCCTTTGAAGAAGCTATTG GTTACATGTGTTCTCCTGCAGTTTTGGACAAAGATGGCTTAAGTGCGGCTGCCATTGCTGGCGAGTTTGTCTCCTACCTGGCTTCCAAAAATAGAACTCTGGCCCATCAACTCCGATCCATTTATGAGGA GTATGGTTACCACATTTCCAAGAACTCCTACTTCATCTGTCACGACCAAGACACCATTAAACGTTTGTTTGAGCGTCTTCGGAACTATGACGGGGAGCATTCGTACCCTAAAGAGTGCGGGGGCTTCTCCATCACAGCAGTGAGAGATCTTACCACAGGCTTTGACAGCGACCAGCCAGACAACAAGGCT GTTTTGCCCACCAATAAAAGCAGTCAGATGATTACCTTCACCTTTGCTAGCGGGGGCGTGGCTACAATGAGGACCAGCGGCACAGAGCCTAAAATCAAATACTACACTGAGCTCTGTGCTGCACCAGGAAACAG TGATGTTAACCAACTGAAAACTGAATTGAATAACTTGGTTGATGCCATCGTGGAACACTTCTACCAACCTGAGAAAAACAACCTGACTCCTCGACCAGAGTGA